The nucleotide window CGGGCCGGGGAGGCCTTGGCCAGCAGGTCCGACAGCGAGGCGAACTCGTACGTGTGCCCGGCCAGCGTCGTCCGGCGGGTGGTCACCGGGCCACCTCACCGCCCGGGTGCGGGCCCCGTCAACGGGGTGCGACGGAACGGAACACGACGTTCACGCACTCCCCAGCGCCCAGGCGGCCAGCTCGGCGGCGTACGGGTGACCGAACAGGCCCGGCAGCCCGCCGCTGTGCAGGAAGACCGTGCGCCGGCCCGGCCGCACGCTGCCGTCGGCGACCGCGGCCATCAGCCCGGCCATCGCCTTGCCGGTGTAGACCGGCTCGAGCACCAGGCCCTCGGTGCGCGCGGCGGTGCGCATCGCGGTGGCGCCGGCCTCGGTGAGCGCGCCGTAGCCCTCCCCCACCTGGTCCCGCCGCAGCCGGAGCTCCCCGACCGTCGCACCCAGCGCGGTGGCCAGGTCGGTGACGCGCTCCACCGGGTCGGGCACGGCACCGGTGTCGACGCCCAGCACCCGCTCCGCGCCCAGCCCGGCGACCAGCCCGGCCATGGTGCCGCCGGAGCCGACGGCGACCACCACGGTGTCGAGGTCGGGGGCCTGCTCGGCCAGCTCTCCGGCGCAGGCGAGGTACCCGCGGGCACCGGTCGGCGTGGAGCCGCCCAGCGGCAGCACGGCGGGCACCTCGCCGGCCTCCCGCAGCTCGGCGGCGATCACGGCGATCCGCGCCCCGGCGTCCTCGTCCGGGCCGACGAGCACCACCCGGGCGCCGAACAGCTCCTCCAGCGCCAGGTTGCCCGGGCGGGCGGCGTCGGCGTCCCCGGTGAGCACCAGCACCGCCGACAGACCGCGCACCGCCGCGGCGGCGGCGGTCATCCGGGCGTGGTTGCTCTGCACGCCGCCGGTGGTGACCAGCACGGTGGCGCCGGCGGCCTCGGCCTCGCCCACCAGGTGCTCCAGCTTGCGCACCTTGTTGCCGCCGGCGAAGGAGGTCAGGTCGTCGCGCTTGACCCACAGGTCACCGGGTTCCAAGCCGAGGGCGGCGGCCAGCCGGGGCGCGGGGTCCAGCGGCGTCGGCCAGGTCGACAGGTGCACGGGAGCGGTGGTCACGGGGAGCAAGCCTGGCCCGTGGGCCACCCGGTGCCAACCCCGGGCCGCTGCGGTTGCCGAGCAGGCCCGGGGCACGCAGGCTCGGACGATGACCGGGACCCTGACGCGGGGGCTGCTGGCGGGCGCCGCCGGCACCACCGCCCTCACCGCCGCCACCTACCTCGACATGACCCTGCGCGGCCGCCCGGCGAGCACCGTCCCGCAGCAGACCGTCCAGGCGCTGCTCGCCGCCACCGGGCAGCGGCTGACCGGCTCGGGCGGTGAGCGGGAGAGCCGGGCCACCGGGCTCGGTGCGCTGCTGGGCATCGCCAACGGGCTGACCGTCGGCGTGGTGTCCAGCGCCGTCCGCGCCGCAGGGGTGCGGATGCCCTTCCCCGTCGGCACCATGGTCAAGGGCGCCGCGTCGATGGCCACCACCGACGTCCCGGTCGCGCTCCTCGGGGTGAGCGACCCGCGCACCTGGTCGCGCGAGGACTGGATCGCCGACGCCCTGCCGCACCTGGCCTACGGCGCCGCGGTGCAGGCCGTCGTGCAGGGGCTGCCGACGCCGGAGGAGCGGGTGCTGCCCCGGCAGGGGGCCTCGGCCGACCTGGTGCGCCGGTCGCTGCTGCTGGGCATCGCGACCGGCAGCCGCAGCTCGCTGGGCCTGGCCGCGCCCACGCTCACCGCCCGGGACACCGGCTCGCTGAAGAAGATCGCGTCGCTGGCCTCCCTCGGCGGCGAGCTGTACGCCGACAAGCAGCCGAACACCCCCGACCGCACCAGCGGTGCCGGGCTGCCGCCCCGGCTGGCCAGTGGTGCGACGGGCGCCGGGCTGCTGGCCCGGCGGCAGGGCGCCAACGCCGCCTGGCCCGTGGTCGCGGGCATGGTCGGCTCGGCCGCCGGGTCCTTCGGTGGCCTGGCATGGCGGCAGTGGGCCGGCACCCGGATGCCCGCGCTGCGGGCCGGGCTGATCGAGGACGGCGTCGCGCTGACCCTGGCCGCGGTGGCCTGCCTGCCCGGCCGGCGCCGCTCGACCCGGCTCACCCTGGTCAAGCCGCCGGCCTGACCGTCAGGGCGTCCAGGCCGGGTCGCGGCCGGTGAGCCCCAGCGCGCGGTCGACGGCCGGCGCGCTCGGGTCCACCGGCACCTCGGGGCCGAACCAGCCGCCGTCGCGGCCCAGCTGCGCGATCGGGACGACCGCGGCCAGGGTGGCCTCGCCCAGCGCGGCCGGGACGTCGTAGGGCGCCCCGATCGCGCGGGCGAGGTCCCAGCCGTGCAGCACGAACTCGGCGAGCATCATGGCGCCGACGACCGACGCCGGCATCGGAGCCGCGCCCATCAGCGTCTCGCCCTCCCAGGCCGCGCGGTCGGCCCACGCGTCGGCGGCGGTGTCCAGCTCGACCGGAATGGCGGCCGCCCACTGCTCCACCGGCAGACCGTCGAGGAACGGCGCCGGGGTCAGGCTGCTCCAGTCGTGCTGCAGCGGCGTGCGCACCGCGGCGAGCTGGGACAGCACCGCGGCCCAGGCCAGGTGGTCCAGCAGCGCACGGACGTCGAGGTCGCGGCAGGGCGTCGGTGCGGTCAGCCGGTCGGGGGTGACCGCGGCCAGCGCGGTGGAGGCGAGGTCGGCGGCGGCACGCACCGCGGACGGCGGGATCCCGGTCATGCCGCCACCCTGCCCGACGGCCTCGGCCGTCGAGCGCGCGGGCGCCCGGCGACGTCAGCCCTCGACCGCGCGGGCGCCCGACGACGTCAGCCGTCGAGCGCGCGGGCGCCGGCCCGGAAGAACAGCGCGACGGCGAGCGCACCGGGGTCGAGCACCCCGCGGGCGACCTCCCCGACGTAGCTGGCCCGCCCCCGCCGGGCGATGAGCTCCTCGGTCGAGGCGGCGCCGGACTCCGCGGCCTCGGCCGCCGCGGTCAGCCCGTGCCCGGCGCCCGCGGCGTCGGTGAGCGCGGCTGCCGCCGGGACCATCGCGTCGACCATCGTCTTGTCGCCCACCTCGGCGCCACCCAGCCGCTGCACGGTGGCCGTGCCCTCCCGCACGCCCTCGGCCAGCTGGGTGAGGTCGGCCGGGTCGCTCTCCGGCAGTGCTCGGGACAGCGCCCGGAACCACATGCCGAACAGCGGCCCGCTGGTGCCGCCGGTGTCGAGGAAGGCGTCGGAGACCGCGCCGAACACCGCGCGGGCGGTCTGCGGGTCCGCGGCCAGCCGGGTCTCCACCTTGCGCAGCGCCGAGCGGAGGTTGGCGCCGAAGTCACCGTCGCCGGCGGCCCGGTCGAGCTCGGTGAGCCGCTCGCGCTGGGTCTCGAAGTCGGCGGCGAAGGCGTCCACCCAGCGGCGGGCGGCGGCGCGGTCCAGCGTGGCGGTCATCGGGTCTCCCAGGTCAGCGCGGTGGTGGTGACGGCGTCGTCCCAGAGCCCGAGCAGCTCGTCGTCGGCGCGGACGAGGGTGACCGAGGCGCCGGCCATGTCCAGGGCGGTCACGTAGGGGCCGACCAGGCTGCGGGCCACGGCGATCCCGCGGGCCTCCAGCAGCGCGGCGACCTCGCGGAAGACGACGTAGAGCTCGAGCAGGTGGGTGGAGCCCAGGCCGTTGACCACGACGACGGCCCGGTCGCCCTCGGCCAGCCCGATCGCGTCGACCAGCGGCGTGGTGAGCGCGCCGACCAGCTCGTGCGCCGAGGCCATCGGCCGGCGGTCGATGCCGCGCTCGCCGTGGATGCCGACACCGTGCTCGACCTCGTCGGCGGCCAGGTCGAAGGAGCGCACGTCCTCCCCCGGGTGCACCGCGCCCTCCAGCGCGACGGCCATGCTGCGGGCGCCGGCCACGACCCGGCGGCCGAGCGCAGCCACCTCGGCCAGCGGCAGCCCCCGCGCGGCGGCGGCGCCGCACACCTTCTCCACGACCACGGTCGCCGCGGTGCCGCGCCGGCCCGGGCCGTCGTCGGACTCGCTGGCCAGGTCGTCGTCGACCAGCACGGTCTCGACCTCGATGCCCTCCTCGGCGGCGATCTCGGCGGCGATGCGGAAGTTGAGCACGTCGCCGGTGTAGTTCTTCACGATCAGCAGCACCCCGGCCCCGCGGTCGACGCCACGGACGGCGGCGACCACCTGGAGCGCGGTGGGGCTGGCGAAGACCGCGCCGGGGACGGCGGCGTCGAGCATCCCGGGGCCGACGAAGCCGCTGTGCAGCGGCTCGTGCCCGGAGCCGCCGCCGGAGACCAGCGCGACGCGGCGGGCGTCGTCCCCGGCCGCGGACTGCAGCCACAGCGGGTCGCGGTGCAGGCGGAGGCGGCCGGCCGAGGCGGTGACCAGGCCCTCCAGCGCCTCGACCACCAGGTCGTCAGGGTCGTTAAGGAACTTCTTGACGCTCACGGACGCCGATCCTGCTCCTGATCGGCACCGGCCGCCTGGTCGGTGACCGTGAGCAGCCAGCCCGGGCCGGCGGTGCGGGCACCGGCGGGCAGCCGGGCGCGCAGACCGCGGTCGGCGGTGACCACCAGCAGGTCCGCTCCGGCCAGCTCGGCGGCCACCTGGACCAGGGCGTCGTCCCCGCTGCCGGCGGCACGGACCAGCCGCAGGCCGGCCGGGGCGGCGATGTCGCGCGCACGGCCCTCGACCACGGCCACCAGCGCGGTGACCGGCAGCGGCGTCCCGTCGGGGCCGGCCGGGGTGCGGCCGGGCAGCAGTGCGAGGCGGCCGAGCAGCCGGAACGTCGCGCCGGCGCGGTCCCGCCACCAGCCGTCGGGCCGGGCGCCGACGGTGTTGGCGACGTCGACGAGCAGCACCGTCACCGGCGGCGGGCTCCCCCGGCGTAGGCGGTGACGACCAGGCAGACGACGCCGATCACGGCCAGCCAGAACAGGCCCTTGACGATGATGCCGATCACGGTGAGGGCGACCCAGACCGCGAACAGGACCAGCAGGACGAACAGGAAGGGACGCACGACGACGACGGTAGGCGGTCCCGCCGGCGGGGCGGTCCCGGCGGCGGGGCGGTCGAACGGCGGGCGGCTCAGGCGCCCTCGGCCGCACCCCGGCGCCAGTAGCCCATGAAGGCCACCGAGGTGCGCGGGATGCCCAGGTCGCGCACCAACCGGCGGCGCAGCGCCTTGACCATGCCGGCCTCCCCGGCCAGCCAGGCGTAGCAGCCGGTGGGCCGCACGTCGGGGACCTCCCAGAGGATGCCGCCGTCGAGGTCGACGTCCTCGGGCTCCTGCCCGGCACCGGCCCGGGCCAGGCCCAGGCTGCACAGCGCGGCGTGCACGGCCGGGCCGAGGGCGGCCCCGTGCTCGCGGCGACCGCGGACCAGCCAGTGCACCTCGATGCCCGGGGCGAGGTCCAGGCTCAGCACGTCGCCGGCCTCGGGGACCTCGAGCACCGCGACGGTGCGCCGACCGCCCGGCAGCGCCTCGAGGATGGCGCTGATGGCCGGGACGGCGGTCTCGTCGCCGGCGAGGAACAGGGTGCCGTCGGCCGGCGGGGCCCACTCGACGCCCCACGCGCGGCCGCTGCCGGCACCGCGGGGACGGGGCCGGTCGGGCCCCAGGACGACGACGGCGTCGCCGGGCCGGGCTGCGGCGGCCCAGCTGGCGGCCGGGCCGGCGTTGCCGCCGTCGACGCCGTGCAGGACGACGTCGACGTCGAGCTCGGCGCGGTCGGGCCGGGCGGCGCGCACGGTGTAGGTGCGCAGGTGCGGGCGGACCTCGTCGGGCAGGGCGCAGTACTCGGCGTACCAGCCGGGACCGTCGGTGAGCAGGT belongs to Modestobacter sp. L9-4 and includes:
- a CDS encoding D-cysteine desulfhydrase family protein → MTTAPVHLSTWPTPLDPAPRLAAALGLEPGDLWVKRDDLTSFAGGNKVRKLEHLVGEAEAAGATVLVTTGGVQSNHARMTAAAAAVRGLSAVLVLTGDADAARPGNLALEELFGARVVLVGPDEDAGARIAVIAAELREAGEVPAVLPLGGSTPTGARGYLACAGELAEQAPDLDTVVVAVGSGGTMAGLVAGLGAERVLGVDTGAVPDPVERVTDLATALGATVGELRLRRDQVGEGYGALTEAGATAMRTAARTEGLVLEPVYTGKAMAGLMAAVADGSVRPGRRTVFLHSGGLPGLFGHPYAAELAAWALGSA
- a CDS encoding TIGR03086 family metal-binding protein; translation: MTGIPPSAVRAAADLASTALAAVTPDRLTAPTPCRDLDVRALLDHLAWAAVLSQLAAVRTPLQHDWSSLTPAPFLDGLPVEQWAAAIPVELDTAADAWADRAAWEGETLMGAAPMPASVVGAMMLAEFVLHGWDLARAIGAPYDVPAALGEATLAAVVPIAQLGRDGGWFGPEVPVDPSAPAVDRALGLTGRDPAWTP
- the dhaL gene encoding dihydroxyacetone kinase subunit DhaL, producing MTATLDRAAARRWVDAFAADFETQRERLTELDRAAGDGDFGANLRSALRKVETRLAADPQTARAVFGAVSDAFLDTGGTSGPLFGMWFRALSRALPESDPADLTQLAEGVREGTATVQRLGGAEVGDKTMVDAMVPAAAALTDAAGAGHGLTAAAEAAESGAASTEELIARRGRASYVGEVARGVLDPGALAVALFFRAGARALDG
- a CDS encoding dihydroxyacetone kinase subunit DhaK; amino-acid sequence: MSVKKFLNDPDDLVVEALEGLVTASAGRLRLHRDPLWLQSAAGDDARRVALVSGGGSGHEPLHSGFVGPGMLDAAVPGAVFASPTALQVVAAVRGVDRGAGVLLIVKNYTGDVLNFRIAAEIAAEEGIEVETVLVDDDLASESDDGPGRRGTAATVVVEKVCGAAAARGLPLAEVAALGRRVVAGARSMAVALEGAVHPGEDVRSFDLAADEVEHGVGIHGERGIDRRPMASAHELVGALTTPLVDAIGLAEGDRAVVVVNGLGSTHLLELYVVFREVAALLEARGIAVARSLVGPYVTALDMAGASVTLVRADDELLGLWDDAVTTTALTWETR
- a CDS encoding siderophore-interacting protein, whose protein sequence is MTTALRAAGATGTAVAERGLRVVQEPIAPAPVAAPGYRFFPVTVARVQRLSPSFLRLTLTGPELARFGAGRDDQRIKLVVSRDGSSVVDLLTDGPGWYAEYCALPDEVRPHLRTYTVRAARPDRAELDVDVVLHGVDGGNAGPAASWAAAARPGDAVVVLGPDRPRPRGAGSGRAWGVEWAPPADGTLFLAGDETAVPAISAILEALPGGRRTVAVLEVPEAGDVLSLDLAPGIEVHWLVRGRREHGAALGPAVHAALCSLGLARAGAGQEPEDVDLDGGILWEVPDVRPTGCYAWLAGEAGMVKALRRRLVRDLGIPRTSVAFMGYWRRGAAEGA